In the genome of Nonomuraea sp. NBC_00507, the window CGTCCGTGGTGATGGTGAGCTCGGCGGGCAGGTCCTGCTGCCGGGCCGTCACGCCGAGATCGTGGTCGGCGGCGCGGCCTCGCCGGACGATCGGCCGGATGATGTGGTCCTCGTCGGGCACGCCGAGGTCGCGGTGGAGGGAGCACAGGCGGTCGAGTTCGGTGTCCTCGATCGACTCGACGGTGGTGGCGATGCGCACCTTGACGCCGCGCTCCACCAGTCGTGGGATCGCCTCGACGACCTTGCCGAAGTTCTCCGGGCCGCGCATCTCGTCGTTGGCGTCGGGGTCGGGGCGGTCCAGCGAGATCTGCATCGCCACCGGGCGCCCCAGGATCGGCTCGAGCCGATCGAGCCGCTTGGGCGTGAAGAGCGTGCCGTTGGTGAGCACCAGCACGGGCAGGTGCTCGGCCATGTCCGCCAGAGTCTTGGGCAACCCCATCACCAGGAACGGCTCGCCGCCGGTGACGCCGAGGTCGGTGAAACCCAGCTGTGCCGCCTCCGTGGCGATTTCGACCATGCGCTGGTGGCCGAGCTCGCGGCGCGCGACCTGTGGCGCGGATTCGGTCAGGCAGTAGGTGCAGGCGAGGTTGCAGTGGTAGTCGGCATACATCCAGACCCGGCCGGGAAGCCGTCCTTCGGCCACCGCCTCAGCGACTGTGCTCATCGGATCCCCTCACCTTCACAGCAGGTCCTCCAGCTTCAGCCTGGACAGCGTGTCGGGCGCGGTGGGCAGGTCGAGCGCCGTGGCCAGGCGGTTGAGCATCAGGGTGGTCCCCGCGACCACGGTCAGCTCCACCATCTCGTGATCGGCGACATGCTCGCGGAGCCGGGCCCGCGCCTGGTCGGGCACCGGGCCATGCCCTCCCGCGACGGCGTCCGACCAGGCGATCACCGCGCGCTCGGCGGCATCGGCGAACACCTCCCGATAGTCGCCGGACAAGCGCAGCGCGAGGATCTCCTCGCGGGACAGGCCCGCATCCAGGGCGACCGCGGTGTGGGTCTGCACGCAGTAGCGGCAACCGGCAAGCGCCGAGACCCGCACGATCACCAGCTCCTTGGTCCGCCACGACAGGGCGGACGGGCCGAGGGCGGCTCCGATGAACGGCAGCGCCACCTCCAGCAGCTCGGGCACATGAGCCAGGGCGGTCACGATAGGCCCCGGATCGCCGTTCCCGTAGAAGGGGCGGGCCAGCAGCGGCGCCTGATCGGCCGTCAGCAATCGCACGGCACTCATGCGGCTCACGGTATGCCGAACGATCTCCACCGTCAGCGACGCCCCGCATGACGTCACAGCTTCGTAAGACACCGACCGGTAGGTCCGTGGTTCCGTACCGTTATGCGCCACTTCCTGCTCGCGCTGCTCCTGGCCACCTCGTTCATCACCGGGTGTGGAGGTGCGGGCGAGACCTCCGCGAACGAGCAGGGGATCCCTGACACGCTGCGTGTCGGGTTGATCCCCAACATCTCCCCCGAACAACAGCGCGCGAAGTACGAGCCGTTCGCGACGTTCCTGGAACGCCGGCTCGGCGTGCCGGTGGACCTGTTCGTGGCCTCCGACTACGCCGGGGTCGTCGCGGCGCTCGCCGCGGGCCGGATCGACCTGGCCTACCTCGGCGGGCTCAGCTACGTCCAAGCCGAGCAGCAGGTCCGGCTCACTCCCCTGGTCACCGAGGTCGACCACGCCACCGACACGCCGCAGTACGTCTCCGCGGTCGTGGTCCGGGCCGATGCGCCGTACCAGGATCTGCGGAAGGACATCGTCGCGGCCGGCCGGTCGTTCGCCTTCGGCGACGTCAGCTCCACCTCGGGCAGCCTCTACCCGCGGATCATGCTGACCGAGGCGGGTGCGACGTGCTCGCCGCGGCGCGTGGACGAGTGCCCGCCGCTGCGGAAGGTCACGTTCACGGGCGGGCACGACGCCACCGCGCAGGCGGTGCTGAGCGGGCAGGCCGACGCGGGCGGGATCGAGCTGCGCATCTTGCGGCGTCTGGAGAAAGAGGGCAAGATCCCGGCGGGGCAGCTGCGAGTGATCGACGAGCGCCGGGTCCAGGGCTATCCGTGGGTGATGCGCGCAGCGCTCGGAGAGCGCGCGCGTGCCGTCCTGACCGAGGCCTTCACCTCGATCGAGGATCCGGCGCTGCTCGACTTGATGCGGGCCAAACGCTATGTGACGGTCACCGCCGCCGACTATGACGAGGTCCGCCGCGCCGCGGCCGACCTCGGGCTGCTCACCGTCAAGCAGTGAGCCCATGGAAGGGAGGCGGACATCGACGTCCAGACGCGACAGCTGAGCGTGGATTTTCCCGACCGGCGGCTGCGCGCGGTCGACCGGGTGACCTTGCGGATCGCGGACGGTGAGCAGGTGGCGCTGCTCGGGCCCTCGGGCGCGGGCAAGTCGACGCTCCTGCGGGCTCTGCTCGGCGCGGTTCCCATCACGGGCACGGTCCGGGTGGGCGGGTCGGACCCGTACGGCAGCGCCGCGGAGCGGCGGGCGATCCGGCGAGCCAGCGGGTTCGTCCGGCAGGGCGGAGATCTCGTGCCCGGGCTGTCGGCGCGGCTGAACGCCACCATGGGCACCAGCCCGTCCTGGACCCTGCGCGACTGGGTGAGGGTGCTCGGCGGCCGGGTGCCGGCGGCGCAGGAGGAACGGCTCGCGGCCCTCGCCGACCGGCATGGGATCACGGACTCGCTGCCCGCGCGCGTCCGGGAGCTGTCCGGCGGGCAGCGCCAGCGGGTGACCGTCATCCGCGCACTGCTCCCCCGGCCGCGGCTCTTACTGGCCGACGAGCCGACCAGCGGGCTGGATCCGGTCACCGCGGCGGCCGTGGTCGACGCCCTCTGCTCGCCGGCCGGATCGATGACGGTCGTCGTCGCCACCCACGACCTGGCCGTGGCCCGGCGCTTCCCGCGCATTCTGGCCATGCGCGACGGCAGGCTCGTTCACGACGGGCCATCCCTCGACGAGACGACGGCTGCGGGCGTCTACGGCGATGGGGGGCGTCCCCGATGAGCCGGCGTCCGGGGTGGCCGCGCTGGGGGCATGCCCTGATGCTCGCCCTCGTGCTCGGCTGGGCCGTGCACGGCACCGGGCTGAGCATCGGCGCGCTCGCCGACGGGGCTGGAGGAGCCCTCCTGCTCCTCGAGGGCTTCCTGTCCCCCGACCTGTCCGGCGCGTTCCTGGCGGATGTGGCCGGCGCGCTCGTGGAGACCGTGCAGATCTCGCTGACCGGCCTGTTCTTCGCCGCCCTGCTGGGATTGCCGCTCGCCGTGCTGATCGCGGGCAACGTCGAGGCGGCACCCGCCCTGCGGGCGGCGGCCAGGACGACCGCGGCGGCGTTGCGCGGAGTCCCCGACCTGCTGTGGGCGCTGCTGTTCGTGGCGATGCTCGGGCCCGGAGCGGCCGCGGGATCGCTGGCTCTCGCCGTCCACGGGGCGGGGCTGCTGGCCAAGCTCTGCGCGGAGCAACTCGAGGCGGTGAACCCCGCGCCCGTCGAGGCGCTTCGCCTCACCGGCTCCGGCCGGATGGCCACCACCACGCTCGCCGTGGTGCCGCAGGCCGCGCCCGGCCTGGCCTCGCTGCTGCTCTACCAGGGGGAGTGCAACCTGCGCACCTCGACCGTGCTCGGCTTCGTCGGCGCCGGGGGCATCGGTCAGGAGCTGGCGGTCTCGCTCAAGCTCTTCCGCTACGACGAGCTGTCGACGCTGGTCATCGCCGTTCTCGCGGTGATCCTGCTGGTCGATTTGGCCTCCCGTACGCTCAGGCGCAGGCTAGGAGCGGTCACATGACAAAGGGGGAAGGGATCGTGCGCGCAACCGCATTGCTCCGTGCCTGGGCCGAGCACCTGGCGGCATGGCGCATTCCCGAGTCGATCCTGTCCGGCGTCACCGAGTCGCCCTGGGTCCTGCCGGACGAGGTCTTCGCCCGCCGCGCCGACCACTATCTGGCCGCGCCCTGCGGACCGTCGTACGAGCGGGCGATGGAGGCCCTCGGGCCCGGCGGCTCGGTGCTCGACGTCGGCGCCGGGGCCGGCGCGGCCAGTCTGCCCCTGGCCCCCCGTACCACCGCTCTCACCGCGGTCGACTCGCACCAGCCGCTCCTCGACGACCTGGTGCGCCGCGCCGCGCCGCTGGGCCTGGCCCCCGTGGTCGTCTGCGGCACCTGGCCCGAGGCCGCCGCCACAGTGCCGGCGGCCGACGTGGTGCTCTGCCACCATGTGATCTACAACGTGGCGGATCTGGCGCCGTTCATCGCGGCGCTGACCGGGCACGCTCGCCGCCTGGTGGTCGCGGAGATCACCGTACGGCACCCGCTGGCCGATCTGAACCCGTACTGGAAGCAGTTCCACGGCCTGGACCGGCCCGAGGGCCCGACGGCCGAGCAGGTGATCGAGATCCTCCAAGCGCTCGGCCTGCAGGTGAAGGCCGAGCACTGGACCCGCCCGGCGATGGCCGAATACGGCAGCTTCGCGACCCTCGTGGACGTCACCCGCCGCCGCCTCTGCCTGCCACCGGAGCGCCGCGACGACGTCGCCGCAGCGCTGACGAACGCCGGTCTCACCGAGGAGTGCCTGTCCGACCTCGGCTCATCCGGCCGCGAACTGGTCACCCTCTGGTGGCCGGGTGAGGCATAGGTCGCCCCCACACGCTTTCGTACAACTGCTGGTACGTCCACACGCGCAGGGGCGGGGCGGCCAGGACCGCGAGCATGTCACGGCCAGGGATGGCTGGATACCCCAGACCAAGGAGGTCAGGATCAAGATGGGAAGGACGGTGACCACCGACTTCGCCCTCCGCCCCGATGCCTGTCTGACCGGGGCCTGAACCATCACCCCTTGATCACCTGACGGGCCCGCGGCGCCTGGTCGGCGCGGGCCCGGATCTCGATCAGCCGAGTGGTTCCCGTGGTGTTCTGGGACAAGACCTTCGAGGTGAGGGTAGTAACCGGTGGCAGCCCATAACGTGGCGGAGGCCGAGCCGGGGTCTGTGCCATCGAGGGGAGTGATCATCTGCCGCGAAGTGGCCGGTACGTCGGGAGGCTGCGATGAGAGCGGGCGGCACGTCCACCACTGCGGAGCGTTCCGGAAGACCGACGCTGACGTTGGGCGTCGAGGAGGAGTTCCTCCTGCTCGACCGCTCCGACGGGTGCCCGGTCGACCGGGCACCCGGGATCCTGTCATTGCTCGGCGGCGAGCCGCGGGTCAAGTACGAGTTCCTGCGCTACCAGCTGGAGACCGTCACCGGTGTGTGCACGGATCTGGGGCAGGTGGCGGAGGAGCTCGCGTGGTCGCGACGGCTTGCCGCCGGCGCGGCGACGGCGCTGGACTGCCATCTCGTCGCCACCGGCATGGCACCGCAGCGCGGCTCCGCCCTGTGCCCGGTCACGGCCGATCCCCGCTATCTGCGCTTGGTCGCCCGCTATGGCGCCCTGGCCGCGGGCCCCGGCACCTGCGGCTGCCATGTGCACGTCGGCATCCCGTCGCGGGAACTGGGCGTGCGGGTCCTGTCGAGGCTCCGGCCGTACCTGGCCACGCTGCTGGCCCTCAGCGCGAACTCTCCCGTCGCCGACGGTCGCGACACCGGCTGGGCCAGCAGCCGCTACCTGCGGTGGACCCGATGGCCGTCGGCGGTGCCTCCCCGGGTGTGGCGATCCGCAGCAGACTACGACGCCGCCGTACGCCGGCTGATCCTCCGGGGGGATGCGCTGGACGAGCGAGGCGTCTACTTCCACGCCCGCCTGTCCCCGCGCTACCCGACCGTGGAGTTGCGCATCATGGACGCCTGCCTCACGGTCGAGGACACCATCCTCGTCGCTGGACTGGCACAGGCGTTGGTCGCGCTGGCGATCAGCGACGAGAGACGCCAGGTACCGATCAAGCCCATCAGCAACCGGCGGATCGCCGACGAGTTGCGCGCCGCCGCCCGGCACGGCCTGCTCGCGCATACCGTGGATCCGTACACCGGATCCACGGTGCCGCACCGCCTCCTGCTGGATGGCGTACTCAACCGCCTGCCTGAGCCCCAGCCGATCGCCCGGCTGCTCCACCGGCTCGCCCTGCGCGGTACGGGTGCCGACAGGCAGCGCGCGATGTGGG includes:
- a CDS encoding radical SAM protein, producing the protein MSTVAEAVAEGRLPGRVWMYADYHCNLACTYCLTESAPQVARRELGHQRMVEIATEAAQLGFTDLGVTGGEPFLVMGLPKTLADMAEHLPVLVLTNGTLFTPKRLDRLEPILGRPVAMQISLDRPDPDANDEMRGPENFGKVVEAIPRLVERGVKVRIATTVESIEDTELDRLCSLHRDLGVPDEDHIIRPIVRRGRAADHDLGVTARQQDLPAELTITTDGAFWSPFGPTVSAGVVDTDLLITRTTRPLGVPARALLRLVENRPAGEDVALNIR
- a CDS encoding carboxymuconolactone decarboxylase family protein, which gives rise to MSAVRLLTADQAPLLARPFYGNGDPGPIVTALAHVPELLEVALPFIGAALGPSALSWRTKELVIVRVSALAGCRYCVQTHTAVALDAGLSREEILALRLSGDYREVFADAAERAVIAWSDAVAGGHGPVPDQARARLREHVADHEMVELTVVAGTTLMLNRLATALDLPTAPDTLSRLKLEDLL
- a CDS encoding phosphate/phosphite/phosphonate ABC transporter substrate-binding protein, with translation MRHFLLALLLATSFITGCGGAGETSANEQGIPDTLRVGLIPNISPEQQRAKYEPFATFLERRLGVPVDLFVASDYAGVVAALAAGRIDLAYLGGLSYVQAEQQVRLTPLVTEVDHATDTPQYVSAVVVRADAPYQDLRKDIVAAGRSFAFGDVSSTSGSLYPRIMLTEAGATCSPRRVDECPPLRKVTFTGGHDATAQAVLSGQADAGGIELRILRRLEKEGKIPAGQLRVIDERRVQGYPWVMRAALGERARAVLTEAFTSIEDPALLDLMRAKRYVTVTAADYDEVRRAAADLGLLTVKQ
- a CDS encoding ATP-binding cassette domain-containing protein: MDFPDRRLRAVDRVTLRIADGEQVALLGPSGAGKSTLLRALLGAVPITGTVRVGGSDPYGSAAERRAIRRASGFVRQGGDLVPGLSARLNATMGTSPSWTLRDWVRVLGGRVPAAQEERLAALADRHGITDSLPARVRELSGGQRQRVTVIRALLPRPRLLLADEPTSGLDPVTAAAVVDALCSPAGSMTVVVATHDLAVARRFPRILAMRDGRLVHDGPSLDETTAAGVYGDGGRPR
- the phnE gene encoding phosphonate ABC transporter, permease protein PhnE, coding for MSRRPGWPRWGHALMLALVLGWAVHGTGLSIGALADGAGGALLLLEGFLSPDLSGAFLADVAGALVETVQISLTGLFFAALLGLPLAVLIAGNVEAAPALRAAARTTAAALRGVPDLLWALLFVAMLGPGAAAGSLALAVHGAGLLAKLCAEQLEAVNPAPVEALRLTGSGRMATTTLAVVPQAAPGLASLLLYQGECNLRTSTVLGFVGAGGIGQELAVSLKLFRYDELSTLVIAVLAVILLVDLASRTLRRRLGAVT
- a CDS encoding class I SAM-dependent methyltransferase, giving the protein MTKGEGIVRATALLRAWAEHLAAWRIPESILSGVTESPWVLPDEVFARRADHYLAAPCGPSYERAMEALGPGGSVLDVGAGAGAASLPLAPRTTALTAVDSHQPLLDDLVRRAAPLGLAPVVVCGTWPEAAATVPAADVVLCHHVIYNVADLAPFIAALTGHARRLVVAEITVRHPLADLNPYWKQFHGLDRPEGPTAEQVIEILQALGLQVKAEHWTRPAMAEYGSFATLVDVTRRRLCLPPERRDDVAAALTNAGLTEECLSDLGSSGRELVTLWWPGEA
- a CDS encoding carboxylate-amine ligase yields the protein MRAGGTSTTAERSGRPTLTLGVEEEFLLLDRSDGCPVDRAPGILSLLGGEPRVKYEFLRYQLETVTGVCTDLGQVAEELAWSRRLAAGAATALDCHLVATGMAPQRGSALCPVTADPRYLRLVARYGALAAGPGTCGCHVHVGIPSRELGVRVLSRLRPYLATLLALSANSPVADGRDTGWASSRYLRWTRWPSAVPPRVWRSAADYDAAVRRLILRGDALDERGVYFHARLSPRYPTVELRIMDACLTVEDTILVAGLAQALVALAISDERRQVPIKPISNRRIADELRAAARHGLLAHTVDPYTGSTVPHRLLLDGVLNRLPEPQPIARLLHRLALRGTGADRQRAMWASADTPQRFAQFLADATLR